Proteins from a genomic interval of Helicoverpa zea isolate HzStark_Cry1AcR chromosome 31, ilHelZeax1.1, whole genome shotgun sequence:
- the LOC124645229 gene encoding zinc metalloproteinase nas-37-like: MIKIAAILIILAYLAQAVHRNRKEDKLLLSPIELIDLVREEQLKSKGSHEIKQTSANVIPPVKDNKHLDPDESEYEPASCEDDQSLKNRKIWSRWSKWGDCSVTCGGGTITRYRVCVAGRCAPGEREEQRRPCARAPCHTPFYNMTDDLREVE, encoded by the exons atgattaaaATCGCAGCAATACTTATTATCCTCGCGTATCTTGCACAAGCTGTTCATAGAAATCGAAAAGAAGACAAACTTCTGTTGAGTCCTATTGAATTGATAGATCTTGTGAGAGAAGAGCAGCTTAAAAGTAAGGGGTCTCATGAAATCAAACAAACTTCAGCGAATGTGATACCACCTGTGAAGGATAATAAGCATTTGGATCCAGATGAATCGGAATATGAACCAG CGTCCTGCGAAGATGATCAATCGTTGAAGAATCGAAAAATCTGGAGTCGCTGGAGTAAGTGGGGTGATTGTTCGGTGACTTGCGGCGGTGGCACGATCACGCGGTATCGAGTCTGTGTTGCGGGCCGCTGCGCTCCGGGCGAGCGCGAGGAACAGCGGCGTCCTTGCGCGCGCGCACCCTGTCACACCCCCTTCTACAACATGACAGATGACCTGCGGGAAGTCGAATAA
- the LOC124645434 gene encoding uncharacterized protein LOC124645434: MYIFISMAVLPLVARFITCESTKEPLDDVQSKSTIRIPINEASTSPDPSNTLNEPSLWDNRPTHINKPPQDWVDNSNTRYKILLRAPHSLTKLAKTLSLGFDPSFSKDYFEPFERRPRPVTLVSFRKNGLASRHMIKYADDENSSEVAELQSPFNEVSNFWQNEQFY; this comes from the exons atgtatatttttatttcgatggCTGTTCTTCCTCTAGTTGCTCGGTTTATAACATGTGAAt ccACGAAAGAACCACTAGACGATGTTCAATCAAAATCCACGATCAGAATCCCGATAAACGAAGCTTCCACATCCCCAGATCCATCGAATACATTGAACGAACCATCTCTTTGGGATAATCGGCCAACGCATATCAATAAG CCACCACAAGACTGGGTAGATAATAGTAATACGAGATATAAAATTTTACTAAGAGCTCCGCATTCTTTAACGAAGCTTGCCAAAACGCTGTCATTAGGATTTGATCCTTCGTTTAGTAAG GATTACTTTGAGCCCTTCGAAAGACGACCGAGGCCGGTCACTCTAGTATCTTTTCGTAAGAATGGACTTGCATCGCGACATATGATCAAA TACGCAGACGACGAAAACTCATCAGAGGTAGCAGAGCTTCAGTCACCATTTAACGAAGTCAGTAATTTTTGGCAAAATGAACAATTTTATTAG